Below is a window of Leptospiraceae bacterium DNA.
TCACTATTTAAAATAGTGATTTTTTTTTGAAAAGAGATTTTTTAACTCTCTCGAATCCAAACACTCCATTCTCCTTTTTTTTCATAACCCAGTTTCCAACCGGCTCCTGGATTTTGGAAATGCGATCCAATCGAAACAGCGAGTGACTCTTGTCCAAACTCATTTAAAATGATTCCAGCAAATCCAGAATACTTTGGTGTTAAATCTACCCAATCTGATTTGGAAACAATACCAGCTTTTTTTCTGAGTGCGATTAAGTTTTTAATTTCTTCTTTGAATCCCCAATCAAAACAATCAGGCCAATACACGCAAGGTGTGCCGGGTGTTGTGAGAATAAATGCATAGGCAGAGGATTTAAAATGAGGAGGGCAAGGCCAGCATTCCTGTCCCCATCCGTTGGCAGGACTAAAAGGCGATGCACCCATATCATGATTATCCACGAAAGTTACAATGGAAGATCTTTCGTCTGGATTTTTTCTGAGGTTTAATCCAAATTTTAAATTGGCTGGATTGGCAGTTTGAATTTCTCGCTTGAGGCAAATGTCAAACGCGCATCCTTTTGAATCGCGAGCCCAACCGATGATTCTGTCTGCTTCGTTCGTTCCATATTTTTGAATCATGGGATCATTTTTTAAATAGGGGGAGCTTTGCCAGTATTCGCCAACAGAAAAGTATTCTTCGCCCTTCGTTCGCTTAATCCAATCTACAACGTCTTCTACTGCGTAGCCCCAAACATAATCCCATCTCCAACCATCAACGCCGCAGTCTAGCATGAGTTCATCCATAGCAGCGACAAATCGTGAGTTGACTTTATTGTTGTCTAAGGCTAAGTCGAATTTGCCGTCCATGAATGTTCCGCCGGTATCTCGTCTTCCAAGACTCCAATGTTCTCCGGGATGTTCCCAGATATCTTCTTGCATTCTATTTCCATCGCGATGATTTGTGACTAAATCTACAATGACTTTTAATCCGAGAGAATGAAGTTTTGAAATTAGTGCGGTTAATTCTTGTTTGGTTCCGTAGCGGGAGTTGAGATTGAAATCTCTCCAAAAATATCCTTCGCCACCACCGTGTTTGCCGTTACTCTCCCAGAGTGAATCATCAATCCAGGGAGGAGGGAGGTAAACCATTGTAAACCCCATCTCGGCAATTTCGTCTGCCATATTTTTTAAAACCGTATACCAGGAATCGTGACGCCAATCCATCGTTCCTGTTCCTTTCGTCTTAACTAAATTCCAGTGAAATGCTTGTAGTATAATGTCTTTTCCTGTTCCGCGCGGCATAGTTTTCTCCTTGATGAAAATCGATATAAAGATTACCACCGATGTATTTTCGATTTTTGGTATATTGTAAGAATCTAGAAAGGTTTGTAAAGGTTATTTCGATTAGAGGGGAGCTTTTATTTTTAATAGTAACAATACAGAAAAATAACCAAAGATTATAGTTGGTGAACCGAGCTTGAAAAAGCAAGCTCGGTCTTTAAAAATGTTAGTTAGGTAAACAAGAAGTTGCTGCTTGGCATGCAGAAAGTGTGCTGTAACAAGTTGGTGCGTTAGTGCAAGTATAGGCAATAGAATTCGTGCATCCGCCCGAAGTTCCTTGAAAGCCGCAACTAAATGCTCCAGAAGCACCAACTAGTAAAGACAAGGAAAATGTTACACTTGAAGAAGCACTTGTTGCAGTGATTGTGTATGCAGTTCTTGTTAATACAGAAGCTGATGGAGTTCCAGAAATTACACCAGTTGTAGTATTGAGAGTAATTCCAGTAGGTAACGCTGGACTTACGCTGTAACTAGTTGCTGTAAAATTTGATGTATTTGGAGTGAGAGTTGTCATTGCTGAGTTTAATACTAATGCTGTTACCGAACTTGCTCCACTGTATGTGAGCGTTGGTGATGGTGTAGCTGAACGTGATTGGCTTTGTAAAGCAAGTAATCCAACGATTGCCGTTGTATCGTCTTTTTTTTCTGTTTGTTGGCATGTCAGGAATCCTAAGATTACTGACAAAGCTAAAATGGTTTTGATTTGATTCATTTTTATCTCCGATATTTTTTTACAAATAAATACAATGTTCTCATTTTTGTCAAACCTAAAGTAAATTCTTACGAAAGAAAAGTTATATTTAATATAGCAGTTCGATAGTTATATTATCGAAAAAGTATTATATACAATCGTATTATAAATATCTTTTCTTCATTCTCGCCCCGATGAAGTAGAGGGTCAAGAGGCTAATTATAAATATCCCCAATACCAAATAAGGATTCACAATGTTCA
It encodes the following:
- a CDS encoding putative Ig domain-containing protein, with protein sequence MNQIKTILALSVILGFLTCQQTEKKDDTTAIVGLLALQSQSRSATPSPTLTYSGASSVTALVLNSAMTTLTPNTSNFTATSYSVSPALPTGITLNTTTGVISGTPSASVLTRTAYTITATSASSSVTFSLSLLVGASGAFSCGFQGTSGGCTNSIAYTCTNAPTCYSTLSACQAATSCLPN